The genomic segment GTCGTTTTTCTGATGTTCGGTGAAAAGGATGCGGCTACCGCGGCAGCGGATCGTTCCGTCTATCAGGCGATTGCGGATTGGGCGGTAGAAGCGCATTATATGCTCTTTGAACTGGCCATGATCGTGCTGGGATTGGGAAGCCTGCCGTTCTGTTACATTCTCTATCGCTTCAGGCTGGTGCCGCGATTTTTGCCCGTGTTCGGCTTCGTCGGCTATGCCGGCCTATTGACGAGCAGCTGCCTGGCGCTGGCCGGCCGGGATATGGGGACCGCTCTGTATATTCCGGGAGCCATCTTCGAAATCGGACTTCCGCTCTGGCTCATTTTTAAGGGCGTTAATCCGCGGACGGAAGGTTAGTTGGATACCATTATAATTTATCCATTAATGGGTAATCCCATTATAGTGGATGAAGGATCCCGCGCATGATATGAAAACGCAAAGTTAGCGCGACCGTCGCCCTGTTCTTAACTTAGAAAGCTCTTGACATCAATTAGGAGGGACTATGCATCGTGGAATCTGACAGGCAACGGACAGGCTTTATCGCATTATTGAAAAAAGGCAATACCTCTTCGGCTACGGCTGCCATCGGCAACACCGGGGTGGCGATCGTCAAGGGCATCGCGGCGGTAACGACGGGCAGCGGGGCGATGTTCGCATCGACCATGCACTCGATCGCCGATGCCGTGAATCAAGCTTTCGTATTCGCCGGCAGCGTGTTAGCCGAGAAAAAGCCGACGCGCCGCTTCCCCACCGGATTCGGCCGGGTCATTAACCTGTTTTGTATGGTGGCCGTCATCGTCGTCACCGTGATGGCTTACGAGACCATCCTGGAAGGTTTCCATCTGCTGGCGCACCCTTCCGCAGAATCGCATGGCTTTTGGTTTAATCTCATTGTGCTGCTCCTGTCTGTCGCGGTCGACGGATTTGTTCTTATAAAAGCGATGAAGGAAATCGTGCATGAATCGCGTACGGAAGCGAAGGGACTGGCGATCGTCCCTCAGGCCTTCAAAAACGTAGGACGTGCCGCGCCGCCGACGCGCCTGGTCTTTTACGAAGATCTTGTCGCGACGACCGGTGCGCTTCTGGCGCTTCTGGCTGTTGTCGTTACGTCGCTGACGAGCTTTGCGTTGCTGGACGGCATCTCGACCATCCTCATCGGCTTGCTGATGGTCGGGGTAGCGTTCAAGGTCGGTTACGATAATATGGTCGGGCTCATCGGCGTATCCGCTCCCCGCGATGTCGAGGACAAAGTCGCGCAGATCATTTTCTCCAACAGCTACGTGACCGATATTTATCAAATGCGGATTTTGCAGGAAGGCCGTTACTACCACGTCGAGGGACTGATCGAGCTGCGCCCCGGTCTAACGCTTGCGGACGCGGACGATATCAAGTTCAAGATAAGAGATCGCTTGCTGCTGGACAGCGACATTGCAGATGTGACGATCGGGATTATCGAAGACAACGGCGTGAAGAACTGGAATCCGGAGCCCGTGAATTCTTAAGCGCATTAACTGGTAGCCTGCCGGCGCAATCCGGCGGGCTTTTTTATGTGGAGCGGAGGCGGTCGAGCAACTTTTGAAGAAAGCTTAACGTTCTAAGCTTGTAACAGGTATTTCCACTATTGGGATGGGGGGGGCGGAATGAGAGTTTTTACGGTCATTTTGTTGCTTCTGTGCATCGCTGCGACCGGCTGCGCGAACGATGCGGGCACAAAGGGGAAGGTCGTGCTGAACGGAAAAGAAATTGTATCCGTGAAGCTTGAATGCGCGGAGTTTTGCAAGCAAGCGGGGACTCCGTTTGCTGAAAAGACGTTTACGAAAGAAAATGGCGAAGAGCTCAAGGTATTCCACAAGGCGATCGTTAACGCAGAAAAAATAAATGGGGAAGTGGATTATGGCGTCATCTTCTTCATGAATCTCTCGTTCGAGGATGGCAAGCAAAAGAAATACGTACTTAACGTCGCAGACGAAGCGGGCAGAACCGCCTTGCTCGTGGACACGGACGATAGCAGCCAGGGATACACGATATCCAAAGGACTAACGAACGAACTGAGAAGCGTTATTTATGGGGCTAACGATTAAGATGGAGCAGGTTGGCGATTGACAGCGGTAATTCCTGCGTGATATTTTGGCAATAGAATAAAGGCCATGCAACCTTCGGGTTCAACCTCGCTGCAAAGTGGGTTGAGCCCTTTTTGCATTTCAAATTCGGGGAGGATACGTATGCTTAGAACGGAACGGCTGCTGCAGCGGCTGGGCGAGATCGGCCAATCGCTCGAACGGACGGGAGGCGCGCTTTTATTGTTAGGCGTCGGTTCCGTCGGGGTCGAGACGGCGCGGTTGGATGAATATTCGGATCTGGATTTCTTTGTTATCGCGAAGCCGGGGGAGAAGAGCAGATACCTCGATCGTCTGGATTGGCTCGAAGACACATTTCCGCTTGCCTATGCCTTTAAAAATTCCGACGCCGGTTACAAGATTCTGTTCGAGGACGGCATATTCGGGGAATACGCGATATTCGAGGAGCGCGAGCTGGCGAACGCCGCCTATCCGGAGGGCCGAGTCGTCTGGAAGGATCCTGCGTATCAAAACCTCGCCATCGCCAAGTCTGCCATTCCGATCCCCGGCCTCAAAGCAGAATCGTTGGACTTTCCATTGAACGAGGCTTTAACCAATCTTTACGTAGGTCTCGGCCGCTTCGCAAGGGGAGAGCGCCTATCCGCCGCAAGGTTCATCCAAGGCTACGCGATTGACCGAATTCTGTCGGTGCTTCACCTTCTGGAGCCCGAGGTCGATTACTATCCCGATCCGTTTGGCAACGAGAGACGATTGGAGAAAAGATTCCCCCGCTTCGCGACGATCGTCGGGGACATGATGCAAGGATACGACCGCGTCCCCGAATCGGCCCTGCGCATCTTGGCGTTTTTGGAAGAGGCGTATCCGGTCAATCCGAGGATGTGCGAGGAGATTCGGCGATTGGCTGAGCGGGTTTGACTGTAGAAGCCGGAGCTGTTGTAAAGGTCTCTTTGCCAGACGTGCGGGCGACAGAAGGGCAGCCAACGGAGGCGAGGAAGCGCTGTACAGCGTCACATAGCGGTGCCGGATAGCCAACGGAGGCGAAGAGGCGCTGTACAGCGTCACATGGCGGTGCCGGATAGCCAACGGAGGTAAAGAGGCGCTGTACAGCGTTACATGGCGGTGCCGGATAGCCAACGGAGGCGAAGAGGCGCTGTAGAGCGTTACATCGTCCGATCGAGCAGACAACCGGGACGAAGAGGCGCTGTACAACGTCACATGGCAGTATAGGCCAGCCAACAGGGGCCAAGAGGCGCTAAGTAGCGCCTCCAGCCATTTCAATTGACGCTTCCGCAAGCTCAAGCAAATGCAACGCAACCGCGCAGCGTTCATTCCATTTAGCCGGAACCTCATCGGTTTCGGGGAGGCGAGAAAGCTGCTCGAACAGGCTGGGAAACATCATTCCGCACCGTATGCCGGCAGAAGCCATAAACCCGAATTTAGCTAATCGATCATCTCCGCGCCACCCGGCTTTACGCAGACCTCCGCAGTATCGAATCGCCATATCATCCGCAAATGCCCGCTTATCGGGTAGATGGCCAAGATCCGAGTTCAGGCTCAAGCCGTAATAACGTCCCAACTCCTCCCCGACACCGGCAAGACCGCAATTGGACCAATCGATCATCGTCAGCCCGCGGCCTGCAGAAGGAAACAGGTTCGGCTTCCAGGCATCGTTGTGGGTGAATACTTTCGGAAGCTTCTGAAGGCTTGCCAGCAGCAGCTCCCTGTTTTGACAAAACGACAGATAGCGTTCAAAAGTGCCTTCGGGCAAAAGTTCTTTTACGCGCGATTGAGCCCATGTCTCTTCAAGTCTTGCGATACCGCTGTCGTATTTATCGCACTCGTGCGTCCAGGACTGGAGGAAACCACGGCATAGCCAAGGTTCAGAAGGCAGCGGGAGACCGGCAAGATAGGCGCCGTTAAACTGCCCTAGCATCTCGGCAATCTCCCCGTACCTTGGCAGCTCCCATGGTCCATCCAAGTGTTCGGTAATCTCCTCCAGCCACATCCGCCATGTGCCGTCATCCCCTTGCTCGACGCCATAACACTGCGGCGCCCGCACCGGCTCGGGGAGCGTCTTGAGCAGCCCGGATTGGTAGAGCAGCGGCTCGCGTTTCCAATAGCAGTAGTGGTTGGGATCATCCGTCTCGGGCGCCGGAATGATCACTTTGAGGATAAAGGACCAGTCGAGCGTCATCCTGTCGACAAGCACCTTCCCAGTAATGCGATATAAGGCGTCCGTCACCGTATTCGACGCTTTCCAATTCAGCTTGGTCATAGACCAATCGGCCAGCGATAGTTCATCTGCGTTGAATTTGACGGCAAGATGGCGGACGATCTGTTGTTTTGAGATTGCCGCTTGCAAGTCGGGCATGGGCGCTCCTCCAATTTTGGCTTTTATGAGGACAGAACCATGGTAACATTGCAGTATAGGAAATGGGAATAATCGGGCGCAAAGGTTTGTAGGAGGGAGTCCATTTTACTGGAAGAAGAGATGGTTCGGATCGATGGCAACCCGGGACACTAGTTTTGTGCAACAAGACGAGGAGGGGCTTGTTTGAGAATACAACATGTCCAATTACTGACGAAACACTTAGGACAACTAAAGGCATTTTATATAAACGAACTTGGACTTCCCCTGGCGAAAGATTCCGATAATACGTTTACTGTGGGCATCGGGCGCTCGGGGCTTACTTTTGTGCAGACTCGTAATGCCGAGGACCCCTTTTATCATTTTGCGTTCGACATCCCTCGGAATAAAATCGATGAATCCATCGCGTGGTTACAATCGATCGGCGTTGCCATCCATGTGTTCCCGGATTATTCCAACCGCGTATACTCCGAATCTTGGAATTCAACCTCCATTTATTTTCACGACGCGGGGGGAAATATCGTTGAATTCATCGCAAGACACGATTGCGGCCCTGACATCGATACGCCGTTTACGGC from the Cohnella hashimotonis genome contains:
- a CDS encoding VOC family protein; translated protein: MRIQHVQLLTKHLGQLKAFYINELGLPLAKDSDNTFTVGIGRSGLTFVQTRNAEDPFYHFAFDIPRNKIDESIAWLQSIGVAIHVFPDYSNRVYSESWNSTSIYFHDAGGNIVEFIARHDCGPDIDTPFTADSLISISEIGLVVSDVNKVKDAMHADCFINEYKNGHESFAAVGDEDGLFILSATGRVWLGSDIKAQVFKTEVTVEGSQAGVYAVGEYPYTLSFVGS
- a CDS encoding phosphotransferase; amino-acid sequence: MPDLQAAISKQQIVRHLAVKFNADELSLADWSMTKLNWKASNTVTDALYRITGKVLVDRMTLDWSFILKVIIPAPETDDPNHYCYWKREPLLYQSGLLKTLPEPVRAPQCYGVEQGDDGTWRMWLEEITEHLDGPWELPRYGEIAEMLGQFNGAYLAGLPLPSEPWLCRGFLQSWTHECDKYDSGIARLEETWAQSRVKELLPEGTFERYLSFCQNRELLLASLQKLPKVFTHNDAWKPNLFPSAGRGLTMIDWSNCGLAGVGEELGRYYGLSLNSDLGHLPDKRAFADDMAIRYCGGLRKAGWRGDDRLAKFGFMASAGIRCGMMFPSLFEQLSRLPETDEVPAKWNERCAVALHLLELAEASIEMAGGAT
- a CDS encoding cation diffusion facilitator family transporter, whose amino-acid sequence is MESDRQRTGFIALLKKGNTSSATAAIGNTGVAIVKGIAAVTTGSGAMFASTMHSIADAVNQAFVFAGSVLAEKKPTRRFPTGFGRVINLFCMVAVIVVTVMAYETILEGFHLLAHPSAESHGFWFNLIVLLLSVAVDGFVLIKAMKEIVHESRTEAKGLAIVPQAFKNVGRAAPPTRLVFYEDLVATTGALLALLAVVVTSLTSFALLDGISTILIGLLMVGVAFKVGYDNMVGLIGVSAPRDVEDKVAQIIFSNSYVTDIYQMRILQEGRYYHVEGLIELRPGLTLADADDIKFKIRDRLLLDSDIADVTIGIIEDNGVKNWNPEPVNS
- a CDS encoding DUF4386 domain-containing protein, translated to MNGLAKAAGALFLVSTAAYMIGSGLLNPVLQGSEVLGRIDGARTSVIAGTLLELVNAAAVAGIAMLLYPILKKRHEAFALGYFGSRIIESAILIVSLIVPVVFLMFGEKDAATAAADRSVYQAIADWAVEAHYMLFELAMIVLGLGSLPFCYILYRFRLVPRFLPVFGFVGYAGLLTSSCLALAGRDMGTALYIPGAIFEIGLPLWLIFKGVNPRTEG